A part of Fimbriiglobus ruber genomic DNA contains:
- the csb2 gene encoding type I-U CRISPR-associated protein Csb2 produces MSDVLNFTVRFLDPEPSFHGKRDGGEAEWPPSPLRLFQALIDAAASRWRAQQFEDYAKPMLLWLEKLSARILLTPDYLVGTPFRLSVPNNDLDSTASFWIRGVEATKPHRPVDLRTMKTICPVRPHAKNEEHNVLHYLFSLPPEGCPHLTVLKAAARSVTHLGWGVDMVAADADVISEADSEKLPGHRWQALATGGIPLRVPKEGTLKDLMDKHQKFLGRLTDEGFKPVPPPSCFDVVGYHSPTVAGLSSSPLPMVAFNIHRTIEDQEKPEYAGKSPFRPYHPVRDVARVAGMVRHETAAVARNLDWSEAEVVGKIEGHGQEKDGQATSDDRLSFLPLPSLTPVGVGSIRRVLVVGPSGFDLRSFRQRLHGAELTDKKTGKAAAMLSFIPTTDNGVSPFVGPAKTWSTVTPVILPGYDDPDGLRRKLDSCKAADEQKHWLERLDARILALIWKAFAQAGWTPDALKGVEVEYRTVGWFRGLDLANNYHLPPLKYPRYHVRVRFPRPVRGPIVIGAGRYRGLGLFAVDH; encoded by the coding sequence ACCGTTGCGATTGTTCCAGGCATTAATTGATGCAGCAGCCAGCCGTTGGCGGGCGCAGCAGTTTGAAGACTATGCGAAGCCGATGCTGTTGTGGTTGGAGAAGTTATCGGCAAGGATCCTACTCACTCCGGACTATTTGGTCGGAACCCCGTTTCGTTTGTCGGTGCCGAATAACGACCTCGATTCCACTGCGTCATTTTGGATACGGGGAGTGGAAGCAACTAAACCCCATCGTCCAGTTGATTTGCGGACGATGAAGACCATCTGTCCAGTTCGTCCACATGCAAAGAACGAGGAGCACAATGTTCTCCACTACCTCTTCTCACTTCCGCCCGAAGGATGTCCACATCTCACGGTGTTGAAAGCAGCCGCCCGCTCCGTCACCCACCTCGGCTGGGGCGTGGATATGGTCGCGGCAGACGCGGATGTCATCTCGGAAGCGGACAGCGAGAAGTTGCCGGGTCACCGTTGGCAGGCGCTGGCGACCGGCGGAATTCCGTTGCGCGTACCGAAGGAGGGCACGCTGAAAGACCTCATGGACAAACACCAAAAGTTCCTCGGTCGGCTTACTGACGAAGGCTTTAAGCCGGTGCCACCGCCGTCGTGCTTCGATGTCGTCGGATACCACTCGCCTACAGTGGCGGGGTTGTCTTCGTCGCCTCTTCCGATGGTGGCATTTAATATCCACCGCACCATTGAGGATCAGGAAAAGCCCGAGTACGCCGGCAAGAGCCCTTTCCGTCCGTACCATCCCGTCCGGGATGTCGCGAGGGTAGCTGGAATGGTTCGCCACGAGACCGCGGCTGTAGCCAGAAACCTGGACTGGTCGGAAGCGGAGGTCGTGGGCAAGATCGAAGGCCACGGTCAGGAGAAGGATGGGCAGGCCACGAGCGATGACCGGCTCTCGTTTCTACCGCTTCCGAGCCTCACGCCGGTCGGGGTAGGCAGTATCCGCCGGGTTCTGGTCGTCGGGCCGTCCGGGTTCGATTTGCGCTCCTTCCGCCAGCGACTCCATGGCGCAGAGTTGACTGACAAAAAGACGGGGAAGGCCGCAGCGATGTTGTCGTTCATTCCGACGACGGACAATGGTGTATCGCCCTTTGTCGGCCCGGCTAAGACCTGGAGTACCGTCACTCCGGTGATCCTGCCGGGGTACGATGACCCGGACGGATTGCGGCGGAAATTGGACTCGTGCAAAGCGGCCGACGAGCAGAAGCATTGGCTCGAACGGCTCGACGCCCGCATCCTCGCGCTGATCTGGAAGGCGTTCGCACAAGCCGGCTGGACGCCCGACGCACTTAAAGGGGTGGAAGTCGAGTACCGCACGGTCGGCTGGTTCCGCGGGCTCGATCTGGCAAACAACTACCACCTGCCTCCACTTAAGTATCCCCGTTATCACGTCCGCGTCCGCTTCCCCAGACCGGTTCGCGGCCCGATCGTCATCGGAGCCGGGCGGTATCGCGGGCTCGGCCTGTTCGCCGTCGACCACTAA
- the cas4g/cas1g gene encoding CRISPR-associated endonuclease Cas1, whose translation MPDAPPDGYVPARMLNEFAYCPRLAYLEWVQGEWADNPDTLDGKFVHRNVDREDRRPVPVPGESADSPTLHARSVRLENEALGLVAVVDLLEVDGTTVTPIDYKKGEAPDLPEGAWEPERVQLCAQGLLLRAAGYTCDAGVIYFSASKRRVTIPFDDTLVARTLALLADFRRVAAAGTIPPPLVDSPKCPRCSLVTLCLPDETNLLRLGLPAAPVDDSATRPPGAGKVRALLAPNDDARPLSVSEPGARVGKSGERVVVELKGEKLAEVRLADVSHLCLFGPVQISAQALAELADRDIPVCHFSSGGWFRSMTTGLAHKNVELRIRQFAVAADPPAATKLAAAFVAGKIRNCRTLLRRNASDDVTMTLNALADAATAAERAESVPTLMGIEGMAAKRYFAAFGGLFKEATGFIFDGRNRRPPTDPVNAILSFLYAMLAKELTVAAQASGLDPMRGFLHVPRYGRPSLALDLAEEFRPLLADSVALSLVNTGEIKPEHFVRRSVGVNMTPAGRRAVLSAWERRLESEVTHPLFGYTLTYRRVLLVQARLLARLLLGEIPDYPAFRTR comes from the coding sequence ATGCCGGACGCGCCGCCGGACGGGTACGTACCCGCCCGCATGCTGAACGAGTTCGCCTACTGCCCCCGCCTCGCCTACCTGGAGTGGGTCCAGGGCGAGTGGGCCGACAACCCGGACACCCTGGACGGTAAGTTCGTCCACCGCAACGTCGACCGCGAGGACCGGCGGCCGGTGCCCGTCCCGGGCGAGTCGGCCGACAGCCCGACGCTGCACGCCCGCTCCGTCCGCCTGGAGAACGAAGCCCTCGGCCTCGTGGCCGTCGTCGACTTGCTCGAAGTCGACGGCACGACCGTCACGCCGATCGACTACAAGAAAGGCGAGGCTCCGGACCTGCCCGAAGGGGCGTGGGAACCCGAGCGGGTGCAGCTCTGCGCCCAGGGTCTCCTGCTCCGCGCCGCCGGGTACACCTGCGACGCCGGTGTCATCTACTTCTCCGCATCGAAGCGCCGCGTGACGATCCCGTTCGACGACACGCTCGTCGCCCGGACGCTCGCGTTGCTCGCCGACTTCCGGCGCGTCGCGGCCGCCGGCACCATCCCGCCGCCGCTGGTGGACAGCCCGAAGTGTCCGCGGTGTTCCCTCGTCACGCTCTGCCTGCCGGACGAAACGAACCTGCTCCGCCTCGGCCTGCCCGCCGCCCCAGTCGACGACTCCGCCACCAGGCCGCCCGGAGCCGGCAAGGTCCGCGCCCTGCTCGCGCCGAACGACGACGCCCGCCCGCTGTCCGTGTCCGAACCCGGCGCCCGCGTCGGCAAGTCCGGGGAGCGGGTAGTGGTTGAATTGAAGGGCGAGAAGTTGGCCGAGGTTCGTTTGGCAGACGTGTCGCACCTGTGTCTGTTCGGTCCGGTGCAGATCTCGGCACAGGCCCTGGCGGAACTGGCCGACCGCGACATTCCCGTTTGCCACTTTTCGTCCGGCGGCTGGTTTCGGTCAATGACGACCGGCCTCGCCCACAAAAACGTGGAACTGCGGATTCGCCAGTTCGCGGTCGCCGCCGACCCACCCGCGGCGACGAAACTGGCGGCCGCGTTCGTCGCGGGAAAGATTCGTAACTGCCGGACGCTGCTCCGCCGGAACGCCAGCGACGATGTCACCATGACTCTGAACGCCCTGGCCGACGCCGCGACTGCGGCCGAGCGGGCCGAGTCGGTCCCGACGCTCATGGGGATCGAGGGCATGGCCGCCAAGCGGTATTTCGCGGCTTTCGGTGGGCTGTTCAAGGAAGCGACCGGGTTCATCTTCGACGGCCGCAATCGCCGACCGCCGACCGATCCGGTGAACGCGATCCTTTCGTTCCTGTACGCCATGCTCGCGAAGGAACTGACCGTCGCCGCCCAGGCGTCCGGGCTCGACCCGATGCGGGGCTTCCTGCACGTGCCTCGTTATGGCCGGCCGTCGCTCGCCCTCGACCTGGCCGAGGAGTTCCGCCCGCTGCTGGCCGACTCGGTGGCGTTATCGCTGGTGAACACCGGGGAGATCAAGCCCGAGCACTTCGTCCGCCGTTCGGTCGGGGTGAACATGACGCCGGCCGGCCGCCGGGCCGTTCTCTCTGCCTGGGAGCGGCGGCTCGAATCGGAGGTGACGCACCCGTTGTTCGGGTACACGCTGACGTATCGCCGGGTCTTGTTGGTCCAGGCCCGGCTGCTCGCCCGCTTGTTGCTCGGCGAGATCCCGGACTATCCCGCCTTCCGGACCCGGTGA
- the cas2 gene encoding CRISPR-associated endonuclease Cas2 produces MRNVYLISYDVADDKRRAKVFKKLKGRGEAVQFSVFRCHLSVTEKLTLRGELWDVLNPNEDRLLLIDLGPVGASGTDCWETWGCPLADPAHFDGPQVI; encoded by the coding sequence GTGCGAAATGTTTACCTGATCAGTTACGACGTGGCCGACGACAAGCGCCGGGCAAAGGTGTTCAAGAAATTGAAGGGCCGTGGCGAGGCCGTGCAATTCTCAGTTTTCCGTTGCCACCTGTCGGTGACCGAGAAGCTCACGCTGCGCGGGGAGTTGTGGGACGTGTTGAATCCGAATGAAGACCGGCTGTTGTTGATCGACCTCGGCCCGGTCGGCGCGTCCGGCACCGACTGTTGGGAGACGTGGGGCTGTCCACTTGCAGATCCGGCTCACTTCGACGGCCCGCAGGTGATATAA